A window from Candidatus Paceibacterota bacterium encodes these proteins:
- a CDS encoding 2-oxoacid:acceptor oxidoreductase subunit alpha produces the protein MKKSHDSVFTIGIGGAAGDGIHESGITLGAILAELGYESYLSYTYPSLIRGGHNFARLSFSKEKIYSDHEALDVLIALNEESIVLHRKEMADNSVVLADSFEKDDLDILKDNAVVIPMDITVKEMNVSPITRNSMALGALCYLLDLDFKLMEKVLGDVFKNKKPEINIKLADIGYELLKSKNFRHSKKIHPSEGKKEFIDGNSALAKGLLTAGLDFYIGYPMTPATSILQYLATHQHDNIGHNQKMRVIQPESELSVINMALGMSYAGKRVAVGSATGGFALMQEAFSFAGIAELPLVVAVSQRQGPATGLPTYSSQTDLRFAIHAGHGEFPRIVIAPGDPEESFYLGAQALNLAWEYQLPVIVLMDKIISEHSATSLLKAENIKIEKGNVAKNTDEKYGRYEITKDGISPMAFPGTANTTVKVTSYEHDHAGITVDEPELAEKMLDKRFAKSETLKKSLNHHETVKVYGDHSSDNIVVFWGSTKGPALESARYLKKPVKFVQIVWLEPFDVKKVKQELSGAKKIIDVECNHDGQLSALIREKTGIEVTDKILKYDSRPFEPVELAEKINSLCHSREGGNPGCNQ, from the coding sequence GTGAAGAAATCCCACGACAGTGTTTTTACTATTGGCATCGGCGGAGCGGCTGGTGACGGTATCCATGAATCAGGCATCACACTAGGTGCTATCTTGGCCGAACTTGGTTACGAATCATATTTATCATACACTTACCCTTCACTTATCCGTGGAGGGCACAATTTTGCCCGTCTTTCATTCAGTAAGGAAAAAATATACTCTGACCACGAAGCTTTGGATGTTCTCATCGCTCTCAACGAAGAAAGCATCGTGCTTCATCGCAAAGAAATGGCAGACAATTCGGTTGTTTTGGCTGATTCTTTTGAAAAAGATGATTTGGACATACTCAAAGACAATGCCGTAGTTATACCGATGGACATTACAGTCAAAGAGATGAATGTTTCTCCTATTACCAGAAACTCAATGGCTTTGGGAGCGCTTTGTTACCTACTAGACTTGGATTTCAAGCTCATGGAAAAAGTCTTAGGTGATGTCTTCAAAAACAAAAAACCAGAAATAAACATCAAACTTGCTGATATAGGTTACGAATTACTCAAAAGCAAAAATTTCCGACATTCCAAAAAGATTCACCCTAGTGAAGGTAAAAAAGAATTCATAGATGGTAATAGTGCCCTAGCAAAAGGCCTTCTAACAGCTGGTTTAGATTTCTACATTGGTTACCCAATGACACCAGCTACAAGTATCTTGCAATATTTAGCTACACACCAACACGACAATATTGGACACAATCAAAAGATGCGTGTCATTCAACCAGAGAGTGAGCTCTCGGTTATCAATATGGCACTAGGCATGTCTTACGCCGGCAAACGCGTAGCAGTTGGTTCTGCTACTGGAGGTTTCGCCTTGATGCAAGAAGCTTTTAGTTTCGCTGGTATAGCCGAATTACCTTTGGTAGTAGCTGTCTCCCAAAGACAAGGACCTGCCACAGGACTTCCTACTTATTCTAGTCAAACAGATTTGCGATTTGCCATACATGCTGGACATGGAGAATTCCCGAGAATAGTCATCGCCCCCGGAGATCCAGAAGAATCCTTCTACCTTGGTGCACAAGCCTTGAATCTGGCTTGGGAATACCAACTACCAGTCATAGTCCTTATGGATAAAATCATTTCCGAACATTCTGCTACGAGTCTTTTGAAAGCTGAGAATATTAAAATAGAAAAAGGAAACGTCGCAAAAAATACAGATGAAAAATATGGTAGATATGAAATAACAAAAGACGGTATATCTCCTATGGCTTTTCCTGGCACAGCCAATACTACAGTAAAAGTTACTAGCTATGAACATGACCATGCAGGTATCACCGTAGATGAACCAGAGTTAGCCGAAAAAATGTTAGATAAAAGGTTTGCTAAATCAGAAACCTTAAAAAAATCTTTAAATCACCACGAGACCGTCAAAGTCTACGGCGATCACTCCAGTGACAATATAGTTGTTTTCTGGGGTTCAACCAAAGGTCCCGCTTTGGAGTCAGCCAGATATTTGAAAAAACCAGTCAAGTTTGTACAAATTGTTTGGTTAGAACCTTTTGATGTTAAAAAAGTAAAACAAGAATTATCTGGAGCCAAAAAGATTATTGACGTTGAATGTAATCATGATGGTCAATTATCTGCTTTAATCCGCGAAAAAACTGGCATAGAAGTCACAGACAAGATTCTGAAATACGATTCAAGACCTTTTGAACCAGTTGAGTTGGCAGAAAAGATCAATTCATTATGTCATTCCCGCGAAGGCGGGAATCCAGGATGTAACCAATAA
- a CDS encoding thiamine pyrophosphate-dependent enzyme: MPLNLSTTSKITWCPGCPNSQILVAYRQAIESLVNSGSLKIENLVACAGIGCHGKISNYLNVNSFTALHGRVIPAMTGIKCANPNLTVIGMSGDGDSYSEGLEHLIHAARRNSDIKIFIHDNQVFALTTGQTSAMSPKGFKSKTTPYGSIDEPFEPFSVLLSAGASFVARTYAGDIAGTKKIVEEAIKHKGFSFVEIIQPCITFFDTRDYFKERVFLREGGPADNIDTAIKLSRKEGERVPLGIFYNVERPTFEEQLLGNF, encoded by the coding sequence ATGCCTCTAAACTTATCAACAACTTCAAAGATCACTTGGTGCCCGGGTTGTCCAAACTCACAGATTTTAGTTGCTTACAGACAGGCTATAGAAAGTTTGGTCAATTCTGGTTCACTCAAAATAGAAAACTTGGTAGCTTGTGCAGGTATCGGTTGCCACGGCAAGATTTCTAATTATTTAAACGTAAATAGCTTCACCGCTCTACACGGTAGAGTCATTCCAGCCATGACCGGTATCAAATGTGCCAATCCGAATCTAACCGTTATAGGTATGAGTGGAGACGGTGATTCATATTCAGAAGGTTTAGAACATCTCATCCACGCTGCAAGGCGCAATTCTGATATAAAAATATTTATTCACGATAACCAAGTCTTTGCCCTCACCACTGGTCAAACTTCTGCTATGAGTCCAAAAGGTTTCAAGAGTAAAACTACCCCTTACGGTAGTATTGATGAACCATTTGAACCTTTCTCTGTATTACTTTCAGCTGGTGCTTCATTCGTAGCCAGAACATATGCCGGAGATATTGCTGGTACAAAGAAAATCGTTGAAGAAGCTATCAAACACAAAGGTTTTTCTTTCGTTGAAATCATCCAACCTTGTATTACCTTCTTTGACACAAGAGATTACTTCAAAGAAAGGGTCTTCTTGCGCGAAGGCGGTCCTGCCGACAATATTGATACGGCGATCAAGCTTTCTAGAAAAGAAGGAGAGCGGGTACCACTGGGCATCTTCTATAACGTGGAAAGACCAACGTTTGAGGAGCAACTACTTGGGAATTTCTAA
- a CDS encoding acetate--CoA ligase family protein: MQLNNLFNPRSVAVIGASSDKNKVGYALMSNLLYEGAEEKPASKFANIIKSLTSNKKRVIYPISISEKEILGLKTYNSIKEIPAEIDLAVIAVRSDVVPSILEECASKNIKTVIIISAGFKEIGHEGLEIEKKVAEIAKKNGITMLGPNCLGVIDVHTNMNASFASSHPKKGNIAFLSQSGALGTAVLDKALAEGIGFSKFISLGNEAVLTEIEFMEFLRDDEDTSAILMYVEQLTNGHRFMELAEEITKKKPIILIKAGKGERGQQAVMSHTGSLAPEDAVFSAACKQSGIIVVQSIREFFNMAKLLELKIFKPLQKMIVLTNAGGPAVVASDLIESSHSLSLIEFSEETIGKLKKSLPPMAAFNNPVDIIGDALSSRYEIALKILIEEREADAIIVIVTPQMMTEAEKTAELIVKYNAQKTIIPVFIGGANLDAGLKILQENNLVNFTFPKDAVEALDDMACNALKIERPKVARKLGAGSLEIEKMMSFGDTRKLFSEFDLSISGIFIKEKSELKDTINKLGGDRFILKTMSPDVVHKTEMGAVKLNIKSFEEAEKAWDEMLVSIKDKKPDAVIDGVLVQKKALGKEIIIGMKKDPIFGPTVLFGLGGIFTEALKDTSIRIAPISKEVAQKMIHEIHGINILTGLRGEKPIDFESIADVIVKISKLAMEHPEIIEIDLNPVMVRSNEAEIVDARVMVNN; this comes from the coding sequence ATGCAACTAAATAACCTATTCAACCCTCGTTCTGTCGCTGTCATCGGAGCATCATCTGACAAGAATAAAGTAGGTTATGCATTGATGTCCAATTTACTTTACGAAGGTGCAGAAGAAAAACCTGCTTCCAAATTTGCCAACATAATCAAATCCCTTACATCCAATAAAAAGAGGGTTATATACCCTATAAGTATTTCTGAAAAAGAAATTCTCGGATTAAAGACTTACAATTCCATAAAAGAAATTCCTGCCGAAATAGACTTAGCAGTTATAGCTGTACGCTCTGACGTAGTACCTTCTATATTAGAGGAATGCGCCTCAAAAAATATAAAAACTGTCATTATCATCTCAGCAGGATTCAAGGAGATTGGACATGAGGGTCTTGAAATTGAAAAGAAAGTTGCAGAAATAGCCAAGAAAAATGGTATCACTATGCTCGGTCCAAACTGTCTTGGGGTTATAGACGTCCACACAAACATGAATGCTTCGTTTGCTTCCAGTCATCCCAAAAAGGGCAATATCGCTTTCCTGTCGCAATCTGGAGCTCTAGGGACGGCCGTACTGGACAAAGCTCTAGCCGAAGGTATCGGTTTCTCCAAATTCATCAGTCTTGGCAATGAAGCCGTTCTGACCGAGATTGAATTCATGGAATTTCTACGTGACGACGAAGATACCTCGGCCATCTTGATGTACGTTGAACAATTGACCAACGGTCATAGATTCATGGAATTGGCAGAAGAAATAACAAAAAAGAAACCTATCATTCTCATAAAAGCTGGCAAAGGAGAACGTGGTCAACAAGCTGTCATGTCTCATACTGGCTCATTGGCTCCAGAAGATGCCGTCTTCTCTGCCGCTTGCAAACAATCTGGTATCATCGTCGTCCAATCAATCCGAGAATTCTTCAATATGGCAAAACTTTTGGAACTCAAAATATTCAAGCCTCTCCAAAAAATGATTGTCCTTACCAACGCTGGCGGTCCAGCCGTTGTTGCCTCAGATCTCATAGAATCATCTCATTCATTGTCTTTGATAGAATTCTCCGAAGAAACAATAGGTAAACTCAAAAAATCTTTGCCACCTATGGCGGCTTTCAATAATCCCGTAGACATCATCGGTGATGCCCTAAGTAGTAGATACGAAATTGCTTTGAAAATTCTAATAGAAGAAAGAGAAGCTGACGCTATCATTGTCATAGTCACACCACAAATGATGACTGAAGCAGAAAAAACCGCTGAGCTCATCGTTAAATACAATGCACAGAAAACTATTATTCCCGTATTCATCGGCGGAGCAAACCTAGATGCTGGTCTAAAAATTCTACAAGAAAACAATCTGGTTAACTTCACTTTTCCAAAAGATGCTGTTGAAGCACTAGATGATATGGCTTGTAATGCTTTGAAAATAGAGAGACCGAAGGTCGCAAGGAAGCTGGGAGCTGGGAGCTTGGAGATAGAGAAGATGATGTCTTTTGGTGATACTAGGAAATTATTCAGTGAATTTGATTTGTCTATATCTGGAATTTTTATCAAAGAAAAAAGTGAATTAAAAGATACGATAAATAAATTGGGTGGTGATAGATTCATCTTAAAAACAATGTCACCAGACGTTGTTCATAAAACCGAAATGGGTGCGGTTAAATTGAATATAAAATCATTTGAGGAAGCCGAAAAAGCTTGGGATGAGATGTTGGTAAGTATCAAAGACAAAAAACCAGACGCGGTCATAGACGGTGTGTTGGTACAAAAAAAGGCTTTGGGGAAAGAGATTATTATTGGTATGAAAAAAGATCCAATTTTTGGTCCAACCGTACTTTTTGGTTTGGGTGGAATATTCACCGAAGCTCTAAAAGATACTTCTATACGTATAGCACCTATTTCAAAAGAAGTTGCTCAAAAAATGATCCATGAAATACACGGCATCAATATTCTAACAGGACTTCGCGGTGAAAAACCTATTGATTTTGAAAGTATTGCCGATGTTATCGTCAAAATATCAAAACTAGCTATGGAACATCCAGAGATAATAGAAATAGATCTAAACCCAGTCATGGTTCGTTCCAATGAAGCTGAAATCGTTGACGCAAGAGTTATGGTGAATAACTAA